The Kribbella jejuensis region GCTGGTGCGCTGCAGCGTCTCGCGCATCACGTCCGCGGTGAACACGCCGCCGCCGTAGTCCACCACCGTGAGGCAACAGCCGTTGACCGCGATCGACGCGCCGTGTGCCGCGTCCTCGGTGACCCGCGGCCCGCGGACGGTAAGCCGCGCGGCGTCCCCGTCGAGGTCCAGGGACTCGACCGTGCCGAGTTCTTCGATGATGCCGGTGAACATCTACTTTCCTCCCAGAGGAACCAGGGTCAACCGGACGTCGTTCCCGAGCCGGGTGACGTCCGCTAGCTTGAACCGCCGCAGGTGGTCGATCGATTCCGCGCCGAGGTCGCCGACCGCCGCGAACCCTGAACCGAGGACGGCCGGGGCGACGTACGCGACGATCTGGTCGACCAGGCCGGCGCGCAGGAACGCGGCCGCGAGCGTCGGGCCGCCTTCGAGCCACAGGTGCCGGATCTGCCGGTCGTCGAGCTGCCGGAGCACCTCGGCGGGATCGTGGGTCGGCAGCAGTAGCGTCTCAGCTCGGTCGTTGCGGACCCGCGCGGCCGCCGGGACCTCGCGGTCGCCGACCACCACACGTAACGGCTGCCGCGGCGCCGGTACGTCGTTCTCGTCCCGGACCGTGAGTTCGGGGTCGTCGTCGAGCACGGTCTGCGTACCGACGGCGATCGCGTCGCACTCGGCGCGCTTGCGGTGGACGTCGGCGCGCGCGATCGGGCCGGTGATCCACTTGCTCGTCCGGTCCGGCGCCGCGGACCGCCCGTCCAGCGTGGTCGCGAACTTCCAGGTGACGAACGGGCGCCCGACCCGGACGCTGTGCAGCCACACGTGGTTGACGGCTTCCGCCTCGGACTGCAGCAGGCCCTGTACAACCTCGATGTTCTTGCTGCGCAGCTTCTCCGCGCCACCGGAGGCCGTCCTGTTCGGATCGGGTACGGCGTACACCACGCGCGCGACGCCCGCCTCGATCAGCGCGTCCGCGCACGGCCCGGTGCGGCCGGTGTGATTACAAGGCTCCAGCGTCACGTACGCCGTACCGCCGCGGGCGCGGGCACCGGCCATCCGGAGCGCCTCGACCTCCGCATGCGGGCCGCCGGCAACGGCATGGAACCCTTCGCCGACCGGATGGCCGTCGCTCGCGGTGATCACACAACCCACGACCGGGTTGGGATGGGTACTGCCGATGCCACGTGCGGCCAGCTCGACGGCACGCCGCATCCAGGCGGCATCCATCGGCGACACGTCGTTCACTGCTCGGGCCCCTCGTCGTCACGGACGCGCTGCCGGGGCTTCGCTCGGCACATCTGCTCCGCCGCCGTCGCCGGAACCACCTGGGTCCCAACGCCAGGTCCGTCACCGGACCCCTCGCCGCCGCGGTCCCGCAGGCCTCACAGCCCACGCTCCGCGCCGCCGGGCGCCAGAGCACACCCGCCGACCGCGTGCGCCTCCCATCCGGACTTTCACCGTCGGTCCCGGAATTCCACCAGGTCAACCGCTTCTTCTTGCGAAGTCGCGGGTCGCGGACTGTCACCGCCGGCTCGGAATTACACCGACCCCGGAGCACGCGAGTGGGTTTCACTCGTGCCTCAAGTATGCCTCGTCCCGCAACCTCCACCACGACCCAGGTCACATCGTGGCCGCGGCGTTTGCTATTGCAAAATCATCTTTGCAGTTGCAAAGTACGCGTATGGAACAGAGCGCGCAGAACGTGCGGCAGCAGGTCGAACTGTACGGCGAACCGCTGGGCGAGGTGGTACGCCGGGTCACCGCGGCGCTCGGACTGACCCAAGGTGGGCTCGCGCAGGTGATCGGACTGTCGGCGCCGATGCTCTCGCAACTGGTCAGCGCCCAACGCGTGAAGATCGGCAACCCCGCCGTGGTAGCACGCCTGCGAGCCGCCTCAGAACTCGCCGACCTGGCCATCGCCGGCGGAATCGACCCAACCGACGTCCCCGCCGAACTGAACACCATCCGCTCCACCACCACCGCCTACCCCACCCCAACCACCCACACCCACCCCACCCGAGCCAACCACTCAACCCCACCACCCGACCCGTGGCCGACCGCACCTTCCGAAAGCTCGCCGGCCGTACCCTCAGACATGGCGCGGGCACCCGGGTTGGCCGCCGGAGTCGGGTCGTCGGTCGGTCGGGGGGCGACTGTTCGGGCCAAGCTCTCGCCGGGGTCCGGGGCGGCCGCTCAACCGCAGCAGCCGGTCGCACCGTGGTCGTCTGATCAGCCGGATCTGTCGGCTGCTACCTGGCCGATCGGCCAACCGAACCCGTCGGCCACACCTTGGGCGACCGTTTCGGGCGAGCTTCCGGCGCGTGTCGTCGTTCGGGAGATCCAGGATCTGTTCCGGGCGGTCGCGTCGGCCGAGGAGATCCAGCGGGCGGCCGCGGCAGCGGCAGAGGAATCACCGGCAGTCGCCGAGCTATTACTTGCCTACGGCACCGGCCGGACCGCGGACGCACTCGCGCACTATGACGAGCATCACGGCTGACCACCCCTGATATACCACAAGCCAACTGCACTTTGAGCGCCGTCTCACGCCTTGTCGCGACGGAATGCGAAGTCCCCGGCCTGGTGTTGGGTTGCGATGGCAGGGCCGATCGTCCTGCGTCCATTCAGGTGAGGAGACAGTTGTGCGTGCGTTTCGGCGGGTTGTCGCAGTGGTCGGGGCGATCACCTTGGCGGCCGCGATGGTTGCCTGCGGCAGCGATCAGAAGGATGCCAGATCCGGCCCCGACCTGGGCCTGATCAAGCCCGGAACACTGAGGATCGGCACGCTCACCGACGCGCCACCGAACGTGTACGTGAAGGACGGCAAGTTCACCGGATTCGACAACGACCTGATCACCGCGGTCGCGGCCAAGCTGAACCTGAAGCCCGAGTTCGTCGGCACCGACTTCTCGGCACTGCTCTCGCAGGTCAACGGCGGTCAGTTCGACCTCGGCAGCTCGTCGATCACGATCACCGAGGCCCGCAAGAAGACCGTTGCGTTCAGCAACGGATACGACTTCGGCTACCTCGGTCTGAACACCACGAAGAACTCCGGCATCACGAGCTTCGACCAGCTCTCCGGCAAGCGGGTCGTGGTGGTCCAGGGCACCGTCCAGGACGACTACGCCACCAGCAAGGGCCTCAACCCGGTCCGCGTCCCGAACTACAACGCCGCACTCGGCCAGCTCAAGGCCGGTACGGCCGACGCCTGGGTCTCCCCCGCCGAGATCGGCGAGAAGATGGCCAAGGAGCAGGGCGGTGGCACGGTGATCCTGGCCGCGAAGGAGCTCAGTGACGCGCCGATGGCGTTCGCCGTCGCGAAGAACAACGACAAGCTCCGCGACGCCGTGAACAAGGCCCTCGACGAGGTGATCGCGGACGGAACCTGGACCAAGCTGGTCGAGCAGTACTACCCGGGTCGCGCCGTACCGGCGAACTTCAAGCCGGGCAGCGGATCGGTCAAGTTCACGGCTCCCAAAGTCTGATGGACATCTGGTCCACCCTGCGTGACACCTTCCTCGACTGGGAGTCGATGAAGGCAGTGCTGCCCGAGATGCTGAAGGTCGGGCTGGTCAACACCCTCATCCTGGCGGCCGCCTCGGTCGTGCTGGGCACTGTGCTCGGCATGATCGTGGCGGTCCTCGCCCTGTCCAGGACGCGTTGGCTGCGCTGGCCGGCGAAGATCTACACCGACATCTTCCGCGGCCTGCCCGCGATCCTCACCATCCTGCTGATCGGGCAGGGCCTGTCCCCGATCACCCGGCACTGGTGGGGCCCGAACCCGTACCCGCTCGGCATCCTCGCGCTGTCGCTGATCGCGGCCGCGTACATCGGGGAGATCTTCCGCTCCGGCATCCAGAGCGTGGAGAAGGGTCAGCTCGAGGCCGCCCGCGCGCTCGGGTTCAGCTACCCCAGCGGCATGCGGCTGGTCGTCATCCCGCAAGGGGTACGGCGGGTGCTGCCGGCGCTGGTGAACCAGTTCATCGCGCTCGTGAAGGACTCCAGCCTGGTCTACTTCCTCGGTCTGCTGGCGAGTCAGCGTGAGCTGTTCCGGATCGGGCAGGACGCGGCCGCGACCAACGGCAACCTGTCGCCGTTGCTGCTCGCGGGGATCTTCTACCTGGTGATCACGGTGCCGTTGACGCACCTGGTGAACCACTTCGACAAGCGTCTGCGCGAAGGGCGTCCGGTCGACGTAGTGCTGGAGGAGGCCGAGCATGCAATCCGTTGAGGCCGCGAGCCTGGAGGTCAAGGGCGTCGAGCTCGCGTTCGGCAGCAACAAGGTGCTGCGCGGTGTCGACCTCGCCGTACCGGCCGGGCAGACCGCGTGCGTGATCGGGCCGTCGGGCTCCGGCAAGTCGACGTTGCTGCGCGCGATCAACCGTTTGCTCGAACCGGATGCCGGCGACGTGAAGCTCGGCGGCGAGTCGGTACTGCGGGGTGACCCGGACGTGCTGCGGCGCCGGATCGGGATGGTGTTCCAGCACTTCAACCTGTTTCCGCACAAGAGCGTGCTCGACAACATCACGCTGCCGCTGCGCAAGATCAAGAAACTCGACACCGAATCCGCGCGGGCGGCGGCGCGCGAACAGCTCGAACTGGTCGGCCTCGCGCACAAGGCGACCGCGCGCCCCGGCAACCTGTCCGGCGGGCAGCAGCAGCGGGTCGCGATCGCGCGGGCGCTGGCGATGAAGCCCGAGGTGATGCTGTTCGACGAGGCCACATCGGCGCTCGACCCCGAACTGGTGAAGGGCGTGCTCGCGCTGATGGCGGACCTCGCCGCGGCCGGCATGACGATGGTCGTGGTCACCCACGAGATGGGCTTCGCGCGGGAGGTCGCGGACCAGGTCGCGTTCATGGATCACGGCGTCGTGGTCGAATCCGGCGTACCGGAACAGCTCTTCACCGCCGCCGAGTCGCCCAGATTGCGCCAGTTCCTCTCCCAAGTGCTCTGAGTGGCCCGATCCAGGCGCGGCCGGGGCGCCGCGGTACGTCTATCTCACCTTCGACGACGGGCCGAGCCGGTACACCCCACAGATCCGCGCGCAGACCGGTTACACCCGCCGCTGCCTGCGTCCGCCGTACGGCGGTACGAACAAGCTGGTGGCCCGCAGGGCGGCAACGCTCGGCAAGAAGCTCCGGGTGTGGACGATCGACACCCGCGACTGGTCGCGTCCCGGATCCTCAGTGATCGTGCGCCGGGCGCTGGCGAACCGTCCGGTATCCGTGAATTGTTGATACGGAAGCGGCGTGGGCGCTGGCTTTCGCGGGTGGTTCACGCAGGGTTGGACGGGTGAGGAAGTGACCACCCACCGCCCTGGGGGGAACATGGACGTTCGCTTGACGCGTGCGGGGAACAGGGCCGTCGGCCTGGCGGTGATGATGCTGGTGAGCGCGGTGATCGGCTCGGTCGTGGTCGCGGCCGCGAAGTCACCGGCCAAGCCCGTCACGCCCACGCCGCCGGCCGCTGCGCCTGCGGCCGTCACCCCGAGCCCGACGCCGCTGCCGACGAAGTACGTCGTACTGACGTTCGACGACGGTCCCGATGCCGAGTACACCCCGAAGGTGTTGGACATCCTCGCGCTGTACGGCGCGAAGGCGACCTTCTTCGAGGTCGGTCAGAACGTGCGCAAGCATCCCGAGCTGACCAAGCAGTTGCACGCGGCCGGTCACAGCGTGCAGAACCACACCTGGGACCACAGCGATCTCCGCAAGCTCACCGCGGCCAGGTTCCAGCAGGAGGTCAGGCTGACGGACCAGGCGATCCGCGCGCAGATCGGTAGTACGCCGGGTTGTCTGCGGCCGCCGTACGGCGGGGTGAACCCGGCCGTCAGGCAGCGCGCGCGGCAACTGGGCAAGGACCTCGTCGTGTGGACGGTCGACTCGCGCGACTGGACCAAGCCTGGTACGGCGGCCATCGTGCAACGCGTACTGAAGAACGTGCACAGCGGCTCGGTGATCCTGATGCACGACGGCGGCGGCAACCGCTCGCAGACGGTCGCCGCGCTGCCGACGATCCTCAAGGCGCTCAAGGCGCAGGGGTACGGCTTCCGCACGCTGACCTGCTAGGAGAGCGCGGTCACCAGCGGTACGACGTCGGCGATCGAGGCGACGATCCGGGTCGGGCGGTACGGGAACCGCTCGACCTCGTGCTCGCCGGTCGACCCGGTCAGCACGAGCACGCTCCGCAGGCCCGCCTCGAGACCGCTGATGATGTCGGTGTCCATCCGGTCGCCGATCATCACGGTCGTCTCGGAGTGGCCCTCGATCCGGTTCAGCGCGCTGCGCATCATCAGCGGGTTCGGCTTGCCGACGAAGTACGGCGCGACGCCGGTGGCGCGGGTGATCAGCGCGGCCACCGAACCGGTCGCCGGCAGCGGCCCCTCCTGCGACGGACCGGTCGGATCCGGGTTCGTCGCGATGAACCGCGCGCCTTCGGCGATCAGCCGGATCGCGCGGGTGATCGCCTCGAACGAGTACGTGCGGGTCTCGCCGAGGACGACGTAGTCCGGGTCGCGCTCGGTGAGGACGTACCCGATCTCGTGCAGTGCGGTGGTCAGGCCGGCCTCACCGATCACGTACGCCGTCCCGCCCGGCCGCTGGTCGTCGAGGAACTGGGCAGTGGCCAGCGCGCTGGTCCAGATCGACGTCTCCGGGATGTCGATGCCCGCGGCAAGCAGCCGGGCACGCAGGTCCCGCGGCGTGAAGATCGAGTTGTTCGTGAGAACCAGGAACTTCTTGCCGGACGCCTGCAGCGCGGCGATGAAGTCGCTGGCGCCGGGGATCGACCGCTCCTCGTGCACCAGGACGCCGTCCATGTCGGTCAGCCAGGTTTCCACCGGTTTGGGCTCGCTCACGCTGCTCATCGTAGAGTGCCGCCGCCTCCACCCCGACCCACCGCGCGGCGGGTCCGCCTAGTGGGCGGTGGATTGTTCGGCGAGGTTGCGGAGTTTGTCGATCATCGCGTTCGGGTCGTCGGCGGCGTAGACCGCGGAGCCGGCTACGAACACGTCGGCACCCGCGTCGGCGCAGCGTTCGATCGTCTCGACCGAGACGCCGCCGTCGATCTCGATCCACACGTCCAGGCCGTGCTTGCCGAGCAGCTCGCGCGTACGGCGGATCTTCGGCAGGCAGAGGTCCAGGAACTTCTGCCCGCCGAACCCAGGCTCGACGGTCATGATCAGGACCATGTCGAGCTCGCCCAGCAGGTCCTCGTACGGCTCGATCGGCGTCGCCGGCCGCAGCGCCATCGCGGCCCGCGCACCCTTGGCGCGGATCTCCCGCGCGGTCCGCACCGGGGCGCGGCACGCCTCGATGTGGAACGTGACGCTGGACGCGCCGGCCTCGACGTACCCAGGCGCCCAGCGATCCGGGTCCTCGATCATCAGGTGACAGTCGAGCGGCAGATCGGTCGACTTCGCCAACGACTCGACCACCGGCATCCCGAGCGTCAGATTCGGCACGAAGTGGTTGTCCATCACGTCGACATGCAGCCAGTCCGCATTCGACACAGCCGCGGCCTCATCGGCCAGCCGAGCAAAGTCAGCGGACAGGATGCTAGGCGCGATCTGAATCCCCATAGCGCCAATCTATCGACCACCCACGGCCACCCGACCATCCGGTGACTGCGTGAGGTGGCGGAGCTCACCCGAGGAGCTCGGCGGTGAGGACCTCACGGAGCGTGGTGGCGGGGCGGCCGAGAAGCTTCGGCAGCGCGGGGTCGACGACCGCGAACTCACCACGTCGGGCGGCCTGGAAGATCCCGAGGGTCAGATCGACCACGAACTCCGGCATCCCGCGGTCGAGCGCGTCCTGTCTCCACTCGTCGTCCGGGACGGTGACGCGGGTGATCCGCCGGCCGCTGAGGTCGGAGGCGATCGCGGCGACGTCGGCGTAATCGAGTAGTTCGGGACCGGTGAGCGCGGGAGTGATGCCGTCCAGGCGCTGGGAATCGGTCAACGCGACGACCGCCGCGTCGGCGAGGTCGCGGTGAGCGGTCCACGAAACCGGTCCGTCCTCCGGGAGGATCAGCTCGCCGGTTTCCATTGCGGATCGGAGCATGAAGACCGTCGTACTCGCGTAGAAACCGTTGCGCAGCGCGGTGAACGGTACGCCCGAACTCGCCAGGTCCTGCTCCGTCGCGGCGTGACCGCGGGTGGCGACGAAGCGCGAGTCGAGGCTGGCGGCCTGATGGCTGGTGTAGAGGATGCGCTCGGCGCCGGCGGACTTCGCGGTCTCGATCGCGAGGCGGTGCGGCGCCGGGTCGGCCGGACCGGAGACGATCAGCACCTGGGTGGCGCCGTCGAACGCGGTCGCCAGCGCGGCCGGGTCGTCGAAGTCGGCGCGCCGTACCCGGATCCCGCGGGCAGCGAGGTCCGCGGCCTTCTCCGGTTCGCGGACGCTGACGCCCAGCCGGCCGGCCGGTACCTGCTCGGCGAGACGCTCGACGACGGCCCGTCCGAGTCGGCCGGTACCTCCGGTGACGATGATCATGAAGAACTCCTTGTTATCAGTGGAAACAGGATTACGCTATCACTGGAAACAGAGGTGGCCAAGCGTTACGGTTGCGTCCGTGGACGAGAGCACAGGCAGCCGAGACGGGATGCGGGCGCAGATCGTCGAGGTCGCCGCCGGGCTGCTCGCGACCGGCGGCCGGGACGCGGTGTCCACGCGAGCCGTTGCCGGCGCGGCGGGCACGCAGGCGCCGACGATCTACCGGCTGTTCGGCGACAAGGACGGGTTGCTGCAAGCCGTGCTCG contains the following coding sequences:
- a CDS encoding helix-turn-helix domain-containing protein translates to MEQSAQNVRQQVELYGEPLGEVVRRVTAALGLTQGGLAQVIGLSAPMLSQLVSAQRVKIGNPAVVARLRAASELADLAIAGGIDPTDVPAELNTIRSTTTAYPTPTTHTHPTRANHSTPPPDPWPTAPSESSPAVPSDMARAPGLAAGVGSSVGRGATVRAKLSPGSGAAAQPQQPVAPWSSDQPDLSAATWPIGQPNPSATPWATVSGELPARVVVREIQDLFRAVASAEEIQRAAAAAAEESPAVAELLLAYGTGRTADALAHYDEHHG
- a CDS encoding SDR family oxidoreductase, with translation MIIVTGGTGRLGRAVVERLAEQVPAGRLGVSVREPEKAADLAARGIRVRRADFDDPAALATAFDGATQVLIVSGPADPAPHRLAIETAKSAGAERILYTSHQAASLDSRFVATRGHAATEQDLASSGVPFTALRNGFYASTTVFMLRSAMETGELILPEDGPVSWTAHRDLADAAVVALTDSQRLDGITPALTGPELLDYADVAAIASDLSGRRITRVTVPDDEWRQDALDRGMPEFVVDLTLGIFQAARRGEFAVVDPALPKLLGRPATTLREVLTAELLG
- a CDS encoding HAD-IIA family hydrolase translates to MSSVSEPKPVETWLTDMDGVLVHEERSIPGASDFIAALQASGKKFLVLTNNSIFTPRDLRARLLAAGIDIPETSIWTSALATAQFLDDQRPGGTAYVIGEAGLTTALHEIGYVLTERDPDYVVLGETRTYSFEAITRAIRLIAEGARFIATNPDPTGPSQEGPLPATGSVAALITRATGVAPYFVGKPNPLMMRSALNRIEGHSETTVMIGDRMDTDIISGLEAGLRSVLVLTGSTGEHEVERFPYRPTRIVASIADVVPLVTALS
- a CDS encoding substrate-binding periplasmic protein codes for the protein MRAFRRVVAVVGAITLAAAMVACGSDQKDARSGPDLGLIKPGTLRIGTLTDAPPNVYVKDGKFTGFDNDLITAVAAKLNLKPEFVGTDFSALLSQVNGGQFDLGSSSITITEARKKTVAFSNGYDFGYLGLNTTKNSGITSFDQLSGKRVVVVQGTVQDDYATSKGLNPVRVPNYNAALGQLKAGTADAWVSPAEIGEKMAKEQGGGTVILAAKELSDAPMAFAVAKNNDKLRDAVNKALDEVIADGTWTKLVEQYYPGRAVPANFKPGSGSVKFTAPKV
- the rpe gene encoding ribulose-phosphate 3-epimerase, producing the protein MGIQIAPSILSADFARLADEAAAVSNADWLHVDVMDNHFVPNLTLGMPVVESLAKSTDLPLDCHLMIEDPDRWAPGYVEAGASSVTFHIEACRAPVRTAREIRAKGARAAMALRPATPIEPYEDLLGELDMVLIMTVEPGFGGQKFLDLCLPKIRRTRELLGKHGLDVWIEIDGGVSVETIERCADAGADVFVAGSAVYAADDPNAMIDKLRNLAEQSTAH
- the ribD gene encoding bifunctional diaminohydroxyphosphoribosylaminopyrimidine deaminase/5-amino-6-(5-phosphoribosylamino)uracil reductase RibD, with protein sequence MDAAWMRRAVELAARGIGSTHPNPVVGCVITASDGHPVGEGFHAVAGGPHAEVEALRMAGARARGGTAYVTLEPCNHTGRTGPCADALIEAGVARVVYAVPDPNRTASGGAEKLRSKNIEVVQGLLQSEAEAVNHVWLHSVRVGRPFVTWKFATTLDGRSAAPDRTSKWITGPIARADVHRKRAECDAIAVGTQTVLDDDPELTVRDENDVPAPRQPLRVVVGDREVPAAARVRNDRAETLLLPTHDPAEVLRQLDDRQIRHLWLEGGPTLAAAFLRAGLVDQIVAYVAPAVLGSGFAAVGDLGAESIDHLRRFKLADVTRLGNDVRLTLVPLGGK
- a CDS encoding amino acid ABC transporter permease codes for the protein MDIWSTLRDTFLDWESMKAVLPEMLKVGLVNTLILAAASVVLGTVLGMIVAVLALSRTRWLRWPAKIYTDIFRGLPAILTILLIGQGLSPITRHWWGPNPYPLGILALSLIAAAYIGEIFRSGIQSVEKGQLEAARALGFSYPSGMRLVVIPQGVRRVLPALVNQFIALVKDSSLVYFLGLLASQRELFRIGQDAAATNGNLSPLLLAGIFYLVITVPLTHLVNHFDKRLREGRPVDVVLEEAEHAIR
- a CDS encoding amino acid ABC transporter ATP-binding protein; the protein is MQSVEAASLEVKGVELAFGSNKVLRGVDLAVPAGQTACVIGPSGSGKSTLLRAINRLLEPDAGDVKLGGESVLRGDPDVLRRRIGMVFQHFNLFPHKSVLDNITLPLRKIKKLDTESARAAAREQLELVGLAHKATARPGNLSGGQQQRVAIARALAMKPEVMLFDEATSALDPELVKGVLALMADLAAAGMTMVVVTHEMGFAREVADQVAFMDHGVVVESGVPEQLFTAAESPRLRQFLSQVL
- a CDS encoding polysaccharide deacetylase family protein encodes the protein MTRAGNRAVGLAVMMLVSAVIGSVVVAAAKSPAKPVTPTPPAAAPAAVTPSPTPLPTKYVVLTFDDGPDAEYTPKVLDILALYGAKATFFEVGQNVRKHPELTKQLHAAGHSVQNHTWDHSDLRKLTAARFQQEVRLTDQAIRAQIGSTPGCLRPPYGGVNPAVRQRARQLGKDLVVWTVDSRDWTKPGTAAIVQRVLKNVHSGSVILMHDGGGNRSQTVAALPTILKALKAQGYGFRTLTC